A genomic region of Sarcophilus harrisii chromosome 6, mSarHar1.11, whole genome shotgun sequence contains the following coding sequences:
- the TBX10 gene encoding T-box transcription factor TBX10, with amino-acid sequence MTGPGAPGRLRLEGPLCLVSPPAFISAGLSTLPASEAYPLCGPEWAARPGPPAGCGPEAAPPRPGWKNPHVSNVTVQLEMKSLWEEFNRLGTEMIVTKAGRRMFPTFQVKILGMDSLADYALLMDFIPLDDKRYRYAFHSSTWLAAGKADPATPGRLHFHPDSPAKGAQWMRQIVSFDKLKLTNNLLDDNGHIILNSMHRYQPRFHVVFVDPRKDSERYAQENFKSFIFSETQFTAVTAYQNHRITQLKIASNPFAKGFRECDPDTWPRAPRPVLSPIPQSSRPLKDHHREELELDKHGQSFCPKLSTPASRTGPQLHRHPAGPALSRGLSGAPGTVHLAPEALLAPPGCPSVSYHGLYVGASVRTRPAPYPFPETKVLGSQEALPLRPPQGALGLLASSRGQE; translated from the exons ATGACCGGACCAGGTGCTCCTGGCCGGCTGAGGCTGGAGGGGCCGCTCTGTCTCGTGTCTCCCCCAGCCTTCATCTCGGCCGGCCTGAGCACGCTGCCCGCCTCCGAGGCTTACCCGCTGTGCGGCCCCGAGTGGGCAGCCCGGCCGGGCCCCCCCGCGGGGTGCGGCCCGGAGGCGGCCCCGCCCCGGCCGGGCTGGAAGAACCCCCACGTGTCCAACGTGACGGTGCAGCTGGAGATGAAGAGCCTGTGGGAGGAGTTCAACCGGCTGGGCACCGAGATGATCGTCACCAAGGCGGGAAG GAGGATGTTCCCCACGTTTCAGGTGAAGATCCTGGGCATGGACTCCCTGGCCGACTACGCCCTGCTCATGGACTTCATCCCCCTGGACGACAAGCGGTACAG GTACGCCTTCCACAGCTCCACGTGGCTGGCGGCCGGCAAGGCGGACCCGGCCACACCGGGCAGGCTGCATTTCCACCCTGACTCCCCCGCCAAGGGCGCCCAGTGGATGCGCCAGATCGTCTCCTTCGACAAGCTGAAGCTCACTAACAATCTGCTGGACGATAACGGCCAC ATCATTCTTAACTCCATGCATCGCTACCAGCCGCGATTCCACGTGGTGTTTGTGGACCCCCGCAAGGATAGCGAGCGCTACGCCCAGGAAAACTTCAAGTCGTTCatcttctctgagactcagttcaCAGCTGTGACAGCCTACCAGAACCACAGG ATCACTCAGCTGAAGATCGCCAGCAACCCCTTTGCCAAAGGCTTCCGAGAGTGTGACCCGGACACCTG GCCTAGGGCCCCAAGGCCTGTGCTCAGCCCCATACCCCAAAGCAGCCGGCCACTGAAGGACCACCACCGGGAAGAGCTAG AGCTGGACAAGCACGGCCAGAGCTTCTGCCCCAAACTCTCCACCCCTGCCTCCCGGACGGGCCCCCAGCTCCACCGCCACCCAGCAGGCCCTGCACTGTCCAGAGGGCTCTCCGGGGCACCCGGCACCGTCCACCTGGCCCCAGAGGCCCTCCTGGCTCCCCCCGGCTGCCCATCCGTCTCCTACCACGGCCTATATGTCGGGGCCTCGGTCAGGACCCGCCCAGCTCCCTACCCTTTCCCTGAGACCAAGGTGCTGGGGAGCCAGGAAGCCCTCCCGCTCCGGCCTCCTCAAGGAGCCCTGGGCCTCCTGGCAAGCAGCCGGGGCCAAGAGTAA
- the NUDT8 gene encoding nucleoside diphosphate-linked moiety X motif 8 isoform X2, with the protein MLPTLRLASRQPGPWGGNGPPTPEEAARHSLSSANELRCRQLLEATTARYRHREATAAVLVPLCLVHGDPSLLYTLRSSRLVGRHKGDVSFPGGKCDPQDQDIVDTALRETREELGLSIQEENVWGVMKPVDDGKNSIVVPVIAQVGPLESLDLTPNPQEVDDIFTMPLAHLLHPRNQGYTHFCRQGRYSYTLPIFLHGPYRVWGLTAIFTELVLEMLVPGTYRRRVHFAGQPRKGETRA; encoded by the exons ATGCTGCCCACGCTGCGCCTGGCGAGCCGGCAGCCCGGCCCCTGGGGCGGGAACGGCCCCCCCACCCCAGAGGAGGCCGCCCGCCACTCCCTGTCCAGTGCCAACGAATTGCGCTGCCGACAACTGTTGGAGGCCACGACGGCCAGATACCGCCACCGGGAGGCCACGGCGGCCGTGCTGGTGCCCCTGTGCTTGGTGCACGGGGACCCGTCCCTGCTCTACACCCTGCGCTCCAGCCGCCTCGTGGGCAGGCACAAAGGGGACGTCAG tttcccagggGGCAAATGTGACCCTCAGGACCAGGATATTGTGGACACAGCTCTCCGGGAGACAAGGGAAGAGCTGGGCCTGTCCATCCAGGAGGAGAACGTGTGGGGCGTCATGAAGCCAGTGGATGACGGG AAAAACTCCATCGTGGTCCCGGTCATCGCCCAGGTGGGGCCCTTGGAGTCTCTGGACCTCACGCCTAACCCCCAGGAG GTGGATGACATTTTCACGATGCCGCTGGCCCACCTGCTGCACCCGCGGAACCAGGGCTACACCCACTTCTGCCGTCAGGGCCGCTACAGCTACACCCTGCCCATCTTCCTGCACGGCCCTTACCGTGTCTGGGGGCTCACGGCCATCTTCACGGAGCTCGTGCTGGAGATGCTGGTGCCAGGGACTTACCGGCGCAGAGTCCATTTTGCCGGGCAGCCGAGGAAAGGAGAGACCCGGGCCTAG
- the NUDT8 gene encoding nucleoside diphosphate-linked moiety X motif 8 isoform X1: MEGGMFNMSELKRAVKAERQSLKNIRTGGTILGRTQKGGASDARKDGPRLIWEPPLSRSCLSQASPFQPLCSPLQWALCPSPRPMCPQTLLALYKGQGMGGLLMLLCLSFPGGKCDPQDQDIVDTALRETREELGLSIQEENVWGVMKPVDDGKNSIVVPVIAQVGPLESLDLTPNPQEVDDIFTMPLAHLLHPRNQGYTHFCRQGRYSYTLPIFLHGPYRVWGLTAIFTELVLEMLVPGTYRRRVHFAGQPRKGETRA, encoded by the exons ATGGAAGGTGGGATGTTCAACATGTCAGAGCTGAAAAGGGCTGTGAAGGCGGAACGTCAGAGTCTGAAGAACATTAGAACTGGAGGAACCATTCTGGGGAGGACGCAGAAGGGAGGGGCTTCTGATGCTCGGAAGGACGGGCCACGTCTCATATGGGAGCCGCCTCTTTCCCGGAGCTGCCTTTCCCAGGCCAGCCCCTTCCAGCCTCTTTGCAGCCCCCTCCAGTGGGCACTTTGCCCGTCCCCCCGCCCCATGTGCCCCCAGACCTTGCTGGCCCTGTATAAGGGGCAGGGGATGGGGGGCCTTCTCATgcttttgtgcctcagtttcccagggGGCAAATGTGACCCTCAGGACCAGGATATTGTGGACACAGCTCTCCGGGAGACAAGGGAAGAGCTGGGCCTGTCCATCCAGGAGGAGAACGTGTGGGGCGTCATGAAGCCAGTGGATGACGGG AAAAACTCCATCGTGGTCCCGGTCATCGCCCAGGTGGGGCCCTTGGAGTCTCTGGACCTCACGCCTAACCCCCAGGAG GTGGATGACATTTTCACGATGCCGCTGGCCCACCTGCTGCACCCGCGGAACCAGGGCTACACCCACTTCTGCCGTCAGGGCCGCTACAGCTACACCCTGCCCATCTTCCTGCACGGCCCTTACCGTGTCTGGGGGCTCACGGCCATCTTCACGGAGCTCGTGCTGGAGATGCTGGTGCCAGGGACTTACCGGCGCAGAGTCCATTTTGCCGGGCAGCCGAGGAAAGGAGAGACCCGGGCCTAG
- the LOC100934382 gene encoding double C2-like domain-containing protein gamma has translation MAGARGEKVTMQEHMAINVSPGPIRPIHQISDYFPHFYPFAPALLRPRPAPLRALPSGPAPEPASGSLREEAGPPAKPPGSPPGPEQEQDGDSDDSTALGSLEFTLLLDQQNCVLHCTIHGAKGLKPLDSGSIDTFVKANLLPGMSKASQLRTRTVRASRGPRWDETLTYHGFTCQDAGRKTLRLCVCEESRLRRRAEPLGELRVPLKKLVPNLTRSFNICLEKRRLSKRPSSLDTARGMALYEEEVEVVGEERGRILLSLCYSSQRGGLLVGVLRCAHLAPMDANGYSDPFVRIFLRPNVGKKSKYKTTVRKKTLNPEFNEEFFYAGQREELAQKTLLVSVWDYDLGTANDFIGGVQLSINSTGEKLRHWRECLARSDRRLELWHPLDGAPPKLGD, from the exons ATGGCCGGCGCCCGCGGGGAGAAGGTCACTATGCAGGAGCATATGGCCATCAACGTGAGCCCGGGCCCCATCCGGCCCATCCACCAGATCTCCGACTACTTCCCCCACTTCTACCCCTTCGCCCCCGCCCTGCTCCGGCCCCGGCCCGCCCCTCTGCGCGCCCTCCCCAGCGGCCCGGCCCCGGAGCCAGCCTCGGGCAGCCTCCGGGAGGAAGCTGGGCCGCCCGCAAAGCCCCCCGGGAGCCCCCCGGGCCCGGAGCAGGAGCAGGACGGAGACTCGGATGACAGCA CCGCCCTGGGCTCCCTTGAATTCACCCTCCTCTTGGACCAGCAGAACTGCGTCCTGCACTGCACGATCCATGGAGCCAAG GGCCTGAAGCCTTTGGACTCGGGCTCCATCGACACCTTTGTGAAGGCAAACCTGCTGCCGGGAATGAGCAAG GCAAGTCAGCTGCGCACGCGGACGGTGCGGGCCAGCCGGGGGCCGCGCTGGGACGAGACGCTCACCTACCACGGCTTTACCTGCCAGGACGCCGGGCGCAAGACTCTGCG GCTGTGCGTGTGCGAGGAGTCGCGCCTGCGGAGGCGGGCAGAGCCCCTGGGGGAGCTGCGGGTGCCCCTGAAGAAGCTGGTGCCCAACCTGACCCGGAGCTTCAACATCTGCCTGGAGAAGAGGCGCCTG AGCAAGAGGCCCAGCAGCCTGGACACTGCCAGGGGCATGGCCCTGTATGAG GAGGAGGTGGAAGTGGTGGGGGAGGAGCGGGGCCGGATTCTGCTGTCCCTCTGCTACAGCTCCCAGCGGGGGGGCCTGCTGGTTGGGGTCTTACGCTGCGCCCATCTGGCCCCCATGGATGCCAACGGGTACTCGGACCCTTTTGTGCGCAT CTTCCTCCGACCAAACGTGGGTAAGAAGTCCAAATACAAGACGACGGTGCGGAAGAAGACCCTGAACCCGGAGTTCAATGAG GAGTTCTTCTACGCGGGCCAGAGGGAGGAGCTCGCCCAGAAGACGCTGCTGGTGTCGGTGTGGGACTATGACCTGGGCACGGCCAACGACTTCATCG GCGGGGTGCAGCTGAGCATCAACTCCACCGGGGAGAAGCTTCGGCACTGGCGCGAGTGCCTGGCCCGCAGTGACCGGCGCCTGGAGCTGTGGCACCCACTCGACGGAGCCCCCCCCAAGCTGGGCGACTAG